The region ATGACGTCGCGGGATACATATGGGCATTCTCGATAGTGATGTGGACCATCTGTGTTCTCCAGGGATTTCTCCAGAACACGGCGTATGGAGAAATGGTTACAACCTTCCCCAGAGCGGCAGGGCTGCCGGGCTGTGCGCAGGTAGTGTTTACGCCTGAAAACCAAACTAAAAAATACGACACAGGAAAACTGATCGGCGCATTCTGCGCGTGGTGTTACTGGTTCGCATGGACGCCTGTTGTCGCGATATTCACGGTGATGACAGGTCTGTATCTTACCTTCTTCGTTCCCGCATTAGCCGACTTTGCCGCTGAAAGCGCAATGAACGAAACATTGCTCAACGTGGCGCTCGGCATCGTGATCGTTTCGGTAATGCTGCTGATCGGTTCCCGCGGATTGACCGGCGGGTCGAAGTTCGGACTCATATTGGCCATCATCGCCATAGTGCCGATGGTCGTTATCCTCGCGGCGTCATTCGTGACCGGAGGAGCAGGCGGCGGCGCGCTGTTCGATTTCGGCAGGATCACCGGCGAATTCTTGCCAGACGGATGGGGATCATCCAATGATATAGTGTTACTGTTCGGCTGCTTCGCGCTGGCACAATGGAGCGGCTGCGCATGGGAGACAGCCGCCCTTTACGGACCGGAGTATAAGGAACCCAATAAGGACGTTCCGAAAGCTTTGTTCGCATGCGGCTTCATCTGTCTGATCCTTTACTTCTTTGTGTCCATGGCGGTCTTCGGATCGCTCGGAATGGTCGGCATCGACGATGCAGGTTATGCAACGCTGGGTCCGATCGCTGAAGCGGTGTTCGGTGACATAGGAGGTCCGATAGCGCTCACTTTGCTTGTGGCGGCGATGATCCTGATCATACAGACCGGGTTCTTGGGATCCTCAAGGACGCTGTATTACATGGCGGAAGAAGGAAACATGCCGAAGTTCATGAAGAAGCAGAATAAGCACGGAATGCCTCTCAATGCGATGATAGTCGTAAGCATCTTCAATCTGATCCTGATTGTCACAGCAACGATAAAGATAGGAGACATAGAAGGCGGAGGCCCTGTGATGATACTCGCGGCGTCCGGCATAGGATATTGTCTAGCGCACGTAGTGGCGCTTTCCGCATACGTCAAATCCAGAACGAACGCTCGGTTCAAGCATCTGGAGAGGCCGTTCTCCGCTCCGAAAGGGTGGAAGTACGTTGCGGCGGGGATGGTATTCTATGAGCTTTGTGTCCTGATACCATGTCTGATGTATTGGATGTACGATCTGTTTGACCATTCGATGCTGCC is a window of Candidatus Methanoplasma cognatum DNA encoding:
- a CDS encoding APC family permease, with amino-acid sequence MSDNVAEETGMLVRSITWKQGLFVALGVPILILPSLYDVAGYIWAFSIVMWTICVLQGFLQNTAYGEMVTTFPRAAGLPGCAQVVFTPENQTKKYDTGKLIGAFCAWCYWFAWTPVVAIFTVMTGLYLTFFVPALADFAAESAMNETLLNVALGIVIVSVMLLIGSRGLTGGSKFGLILAIIAIVPMVVILAASFVTGGAGGGALFDFGRITGEFLPDGWGSSNDIVLLFGCFALAQWSGCAWETAALYGPEYKEPNKDVPKALFACGFICLILYFFVSMAVFGSLGMVGIDDAGYATLGPIAEAVFGDIGGPIALTLLVAAMILIIQTGFLGSSRTLYYMAEEGNMPKFMKKQNKHGMPLNAMIVVSIFNLILIVTATIKIGDIEGGGPVMILAASGIGYCLAHVVALSAYVKSRTNARFKHLERPFSAPKGWKYVAAGMVFYELCVLIPCLMYWMYDLFDHSMLPFALAIAVFGMFFPIWYYTQNSNAKASEAEEA